A single region of the Drosophila takahashii strain IR98-3 E-12201 chromosome 2R, DtakHiC1v2, whole genome shotgun sequence genome encodes:
- the LOC108063384 gene encoding uncharacterized protein: MLNVPSTMSNLNFPQLLLALLLTCSYVLASEKCIYCRGINCQRSSYAADEQCSDKLDACVSVFQGGIIQAQGCLESLEDDWRGKCQEENRGSGIKCEICVTEKCNNLAPKIASCIQCNNTEDTHCAESPELLKAVQCPIARSGRSFCFASLQGDRLERGCSLTLSDQVNCLADANCHLCDPLQQPHCNDQIVKADDSPTTEDPTESTSSSTESTPSSTITTESTSSSTTSSTTSSSSSSSTSSSTSSSTSSSTSTTTNSPETTQSTTEPSTTEEIPTTTEKPNSAFGLHLSMILIFAQLALCVYNVLK; this comes from the exons ATGCTAAATGTTCCTTCCACAATGTCAAACTTAAATTTCCCTCAGCTCCTGTTGGCACTTCTTTTGACCTGCAGTTATGTGTTGGCATCGGAAAAATGTATCTATTGTCGGGGAATTAATTGCCAAAGGAGTAGCTATGCGGCTGATGAACAATGTTCGGATAAATTGGATGCCTGCGTGAGTGTTTTTCAAGGTGGCATTATTCAGGCCCAAGGATGTCTGGAAAGTCTGGAGGATGATTGGCGAGGAAAATGCCAGGAAGAAAATAGAGGATCTGGTATTAAATGCGAGATCTGTGTAACCGAAAAATGCAACAATTTGGCGCCCAAAATAGCCAGCTGTATTCAGTGTAATAATACAGAG GACACACATTGTGCTGAATCTCCCGAACTCCTAAAAGCTGTACAATGTCCTATTGCAAGATCAGGTAGAAGTTTTTGCTTCGCCAGTTTGCAAGGAGATCGTTTGGAAAGAGGATGCTCTCTGACTCTTTCTGATCAAGTAAATTGCCTGGCCGATGCAAATTGCCACTTGTGCGATCCTTTGCAACAACCCCACTGCAATGATCAAATTGTAAAAGCAGACGACTCTCCAACCACTGAAGATCCAACGGAATCCACAAGTTCATCAACGGAGTCCACACCTAGTTCAACAATAACAACGGAATCAACTTCGAGTTCTACAACAAGTTCAACAACAAGTTCCTCATCAAGTTCTTCAACAAGTTCATCAACCAGTTCATCAACAAGTTCTTCAACAAGTACAACTACAAATTCACCAGAAACCACCCAATCCACCACAGAACCTTCGACAACTGAAGAGATCCCAACCACAACGGAGAAACCAAATTCGGCATTCGGTTTACACCTTTCGATGATCCTGATCTTTGCTCAATTGGCACTTTGCGTTTACAACGTACTTAAATAA
- the LOC108063386 gene encoding uncharacterized protein, with protein sequence MKAQTIAKVVSAVVLVALVGQAAGNTVISCHSCEGANCQRVQLAKTQSCVDSLDYCVTIYDEAKVLFKGCSLEIPYELRSKCEDNRSCYKCNTKECNNVGSAKYSCIQCDSSKDSNCASNAATLEAARCNAPTAPNSYCYVKSSGGSILRGCSTTETDQQTCLNDANCLLCSPGDIRNCNAANIAESSSVGNRFIRFLR encoded by the exons ATGAAGGCCCAAACAATTGCGAAGGTGGTGAGTGCGGTGGTGCTGGTGGCTCTGGTGGGTCAGGCGGCTGGAAACACGGTAATCAGTTGCCACAGCTGCGAGGGAGCCAATTGCCAAAGGGTTCAACTGGCTAAAACGCAGTCTTGTGTGGATTCCTTGGACTATTGTGTGACCATCTATGATGAAG CCAAGGTCCTGTTCAAGGGTTGCTCCCTAGAAATTCCCTACGAGTTGCGTTCAAAATGCGAGGATAATCGCTCTTGTTACAAGTGCAACACCAAGGAATGCAACAATGTGGGTTCAGCCAAATATTCCTGCATTCAGTGTGATTCCAGCAAG GACTCAAATTGCGCTTCGAATGCCGCCACTTTGGAAGCTGCCCGCTGTAATGCCCCCACTGCTCCCAACTCGTATTGCTATGTAAAGTCTTCGGGTGGTTCTATTCTGAGAGGATGCTCCACCACCGAAACCGATCAGCAGACTTGTCTGAATGACGCCAACTGTTTATTGTGCTCACCTGGCGATATTAGGAACTGCAACGCCGCCAACATTGCCGAGAGCTCTAGTGTGGGAAATCGCTTCATTCGTTTCCTGAGATAA